The following coding sequences are from one Nymphalis io chromosome 5, ilAglIoxx1.1, whole genome shotgun sequence window:
- the LOC126768768 gene encoding zinc finger matrin-type protein 2, which translates to MSLRPDDHRRKWDKDEFERIAAERLKAEIEEEERSKKKAPPIKRELLKQRDYKVDLDSKLGKSVVITKNTPTSQSGGYYCNVCDCVVKDSINFLDHINGKKHQRNLGMSMKIERSSLDQVKARFASNKRKLEEKKHEYELDTRLKEAAEEEARLKELRRERRRDKKRKLQETEDPEDGPAQSELAQIMGFSGFGASKK; encoded by the exons ATGAGTTTGAGACCCGACGACCATCGACGGAAGTGGGATAAAGATGAATTCGAAAGAATTGCTGCAGAAAGATTAAAAGCGGAAATAGAAGAAGAAGAGAGGTCCAAGAAGAAAG cTCCACCAATCAAAAGGGAACTATTGAAACAACGTGATTATAAAGTCGATTTAGATTCGAAACTAGGGAAAAGTGttgtaattactaaaaatacacCTACTTCACAATCAGGAGGCTATTATTGCAATGTTTGTGATTGCGTTGTCAAAGACTCTATCAACTTTTTGGATCATATCAATGGAAAAAAACATCAAAGAAATCTTGGCATGTCCATGAAAATTGAAAGGAGTTCTTTAGATCAG gTAAAAGCAAGGTTTGCTTCAAATAAACGTAAACTAGAAGAGAAGAAACACGAATATGAGCTTGACACTAGACTTAAAGAAGCAGCAGAGGAAGAAGCAAGGTTAAAGGAACTACGTCGTGAACGACGTCGGGATAAAAAACGCAAGCTTCAAGAAACCGAAGACCCTGAGGATGGGCCTGCTCAGTCAGAACTTGCTCAAATTATGGGCTTCTCTGGGTTTGGAgcatcaaaaaaataa
- the LOC126768769 gene encoding uncharacterized protein LOC126768769: protein MRHHIIYLLLSLGLLFLLIDSSLEFQSSVDNSKGYLLKTTSEIREKRQLEELEDDDYPTPSAQEAEQETGFWDKVVKVALRLFNKFIEWLNSS, encoded by the exons ATGCgacatcatattatttatttattactatctcTGGGtctattattcttattaatagACTCATCATTAGAGTTCCag TCATCAGTTGATAATTCAA AAGGCTATCTCTTAAAGACAACATCTGAGATAAGAGAAAAGCGACAACTCGAAGAACTTGAAGATGATGATTACCCAACACCCTCAGCACAAGAGGCAGAACAAGAAACTGGTTTTTGGGATAAAGTAGTAAAAGTAGCATTaagattgtttaataaatttattgaatggcTAAAttcatcttaa
- the LOC126768766 gene encoding uncharacterized protein LOC126768766 yields the protein MDCPPNIDKNESLKGWTKGEKFQLLQALKEHGLHNTKEIIECFVNKNEDDIKIAIEYYKKKALVHPIMQKKKAKKSNNLPIIPLASWAKFLIESYGFEDLQTETATALRIIADFEDKPPAVCTNKFDFKKIYYMLADALEGKPIPHDKLTMAMFDKCIIETALTSKAFIRSTAYKQILQSINIAEKNMNVLTKPTEDTELSILRQLASQKNYNPLNIPEKYLKSSSHTS from the coding sequence atggattgTCCaccaaatattgataaaaatgaatCTTTAAAAGGGTGGACAAAAGGAGAAAAGTTTCAATTATTGCAGGCCTTAAAAGAGCATGGATTACATAATACTAAGGAAATTATTGAatgttttgtaaacaaaaatgaaGATGACATCAAAATAGCCATAGAATATTACAAGAAAAAGGCACTTGTACATCCAATTATGCAAAAAAAGAAGGCAAAGAAATCTAATAATCTGCCAATAATACCTCTAGCTAGCTGGGCAAAATTTTTAATCGAGTCTTACGGTTTCGAAGATCTTCAAACTGAGACAGCTACCGCTTTACGGATAATAGCAGACTTTGAAGATAAACCGCCAGCTGTCTGCACAAATAAGTtcgatttcaaaaaaatatattatatgcttgCTGATGCTTTGGAAGGCAAGCCTATACCACATGACAAACTGACAATGGCAATGtttgataaatgtataattgaaaCAGCACTTACTAGTAAAGCCTTTATTAGAAGTACAGCATATAAACAGATCCTACAGTCAATAAATATTgcagaaaaaaatatgaatgtattAACAAAACCAACTGAAGACACTGAATTGTCAATTTTGAGACAGTTAGCTTCACAAAAGAACTACAATCCATTAAATATtcctgaaaaatatttaaaatcctcATCACATACATCATAA
- the LOC126768764 gene encoding zinc finger protein 845-like isoform X2 — MTYCRICLGKKKILYPINDSDKGVNCASIISSISNIVERSSDMICFSCRKKLKEFYEFKLLIERSDLKLNKLKKVFKFNTIDEVDFLIDLDKKELNSDINDNIIKNDIDYVYYNNTLIKRLNNDKRNISLPVEDFLKSVKYENNDNEYIELSENDISFNCEDCKNAKKKNKLKFKENGKNSICIKPVFQKDLRVIKTNIPKDNKIRSKIQEQAHTPREDICPYCGKKTRAIRSHILQHTTERKFSCNKCNRSFYTKQKLETHKKTHFMEPKFKCDHCIASFNSKGALARHMVAHMDVREFTCKICAKTFKWKSGLHRHMLIHNFAKRFKCEMCKMSFATKYAFQHHYRVHTGERPYKCELCSQPYSYKRDFNRHCLKKHGVFVDRRPVNIMNEEVLKQEKILMKDLILRMHGIKTDREPLDYFQGPQGALAFAKAVKVMQNKELLIDVHL, encoded by the exons ATGACTTATTGTAGAATATGCTTagggaaaaaaaaaatattgtatcctATAAATGATAGTGACAAGGGTGTAAATTGTGCTTCAATCATATCATCTATCTCAAAT attGTGGAAAGGAGTAGTGATATGATATGCTTTTCATGTCGCAAGAAACTTAAAGAATTCTATGAATTTAAACTGTTGATTGAAAG GTCTGATTTAAAGCTTAACaaacttaaaaaagtatttaaatttaatactatagATGAAGTTgattttttgattgatttagataaaaaagaattaaatagtgacattaatgacaatattattaaaaacgataTTGATTATGTctactataataatactttaataaaaagattaaataatgataaaagaaatatatcccTTCCAGTAGAAGACTTTCTGAAATctgtaaaatatgaaaataatgataatgaatat atTGAATTGTCTGAAAATGATATAAGTTTCAATTGTGAAGACTGTAAAAATgcaaagaagaaaaataaattgaaatttaaag aaaatggTAAAAACAGTATTTGTATCAAACCAGTCTTTCAAAAGGATTTAAGAGTGATAAAAACGAACATCcctaaagataataaaataagaagtaAGATCCAAGAACAAGCACATACACCAAGAGAAGACATTTGTCCATACTGTGGGAAAAAGACCAGAGCTATAAGGAGCCATATATTACAACATACAA ctGAAAGAAAGTTTAGCTGTAACAAGTGTAACAGAAGTTTCTACACAAAACAAAAGTTAGAGACACATAAGAAGACACATTTCATGGAACCAAAATTTAAATGTGATCACTGCATTGCCAGTTTTAATTCTAAAGGAGCACTAGCAAG ACATATGGTAGCTCATATGGATGTCAGAGAATTTACCTGTAAAATTTGTGCGAAAACCTTCAAATGG AAAAGTGGCCTGCACCGACATATGCTCATACATAATTTTGCGAAACGATTCAAGTGTGAAATGTGCAAGATGTCTTTCGCCACAAAGTACGCGTTCCAACACCATTACCGCGTACACACTGGAGAACGACCTTACAAATGCgag CTTTGTTCGCAGCCTTATAGTTACAAGCGTGACTTTAACAGGCACTGCTTAAAAAAACATGGCGTTTTTGTCGACCGCAGACCAGTTAATATAATGAACGAAGAGGTATTAAAgcaagaaaaaatattgatgaaaGATCTTATTTTACGAATGCATGGAATAAAAACGGATAGAGAACCATTGGACTATTTCCAAGGGCCGCAGGGTGCACTGGCGTTTGCAAAAGCCGTAAAAGTTATGCAAAACAAAGAATTACTTATAGATGTTCATTTatga
- the LOC126768764 gene encoding zinc finger protein 845-like isoform X1 has protein sequence MTYCRICLGKKKILYPINDSDKGVNCASIISSISNVKIVERSSDMICFSCRKKLKEFYEFKLLIERSDLKLNKLKKVFKFNTIDEVDFLIDLDKKELNSDINDNIIKNDIDYVYYNNTLIKRLNNDKRNISLPVEDFLKSVKYENNDNEYIELSENDISFNCEDCKNAKKKNKLKFKENGKNSICIKPVFQKDLRVIKTNIPKDNKIRSKIQEQAHTPREDICPYCGKKTRAIRSHILQHTTERKFSCNKCNRSFYTKQKLETHKKTHFMEPKFKCDHCIASFNSKGALARHMVAHMDVREFTCKICAKTFKWKSGLHRHMLIHNFAKRFKCEMCKMSFATKYAFQHHYRVHTGERPYKCELCSQPYSYKRDFNRHCLKKHGVFVDRRPVNIMNEEVLKQEKILMKDLILRMHGIKTDREPLDYFQGPQGALAFAKAVKVMQNKELLIDVHL, from the exons ATGACTTATTGTAGAATATGCTTagggaaaaaaaaaatattgtatcctATAAATGATAGTGACAAGGGTGTAAATTGTGCTTCAATCATATCATCTATCTCAAATGTAAAG attGTGGAAAGGAGTAGTGATATGATATGCTTTTCATGTCGCAAGAAACTTAAAGAATTCTATGAATTTAAACTGTTGATTGAAAG GTCTGATTTAAAGCTTAACaaacttaaaaaagtatttaaatttaatactatagATGAAGTTgattttttgattgatttagataaaaaagaattaaatagtgacattaatgacaatattattaaaaacgataTTGATTATGTctactataataatactttaataaaaagattaaataatgataaaagaaatatatcccTTCCAGTAGAAGACTTTCTGAAATctgtaaaatatgaaaataatgataatgaatat atTGAATTGTCTGAAAATGATATAAGTTTCAATTGTGAAGACTGTAAAAATgcaaagaagaaaaataaattgaaatttaaag aaaatggTAAAAACAGTATTTGTATCAAACCAGTCTTTCAAAAGGATTTAAGAGTGATAAAAACGAACATCcctaaagataataaaataagaagtaAGATCCAAGAACAAGCACATACACCAAGAGAAGACATTTGTCCATACTGTGGGAAAAAGACCAGAGCTATAAGGAGCCATATATTACAACATACAA ctGAAAGAAAGTTTAGCTGTAACAAGTGTAACAGAAGTTTCTACACAAAACAAAAGTTAGAGACACATAAGAAGACACATTTCATGGAACCAAAATTTAAATGTGATCACTGCATTGCCAGTTTTAATTCTAAAGGAGCACTAGCAAG ACATATGGTAGCTCATATGGATGTCAGAGAATTTACCTGTAAAATTTGTGCGAAAACCTTCAAATGG AAAAGTGGCCTGCACCGACATATGCTCATACATAATTTTGCGAAACGATTCAAGTGTGAAATGTGCAAGATGTCTTTCGCCACAAAGTACGCGTTCCAACACCATTACCGCGTACACACTGGAGAACGACCTTACAAATGCgag CTTTGTTCGCAGCCTTATAGTTACAAGCGTGACTTTAACAGGCACTGCTTAAAAAAACATGGCGTTTTTGTCGACCGCAGACCAGTTAATATAATGAACGAAGAGGTATTAAAgcaagaaaaaatattgatgaaaGATCTTATTTTACGAATGCATGGAATAAAAACGGATAGAGAACCATTGGACTATTTCCAAGGGCCGCAGGGTGCACTGGCGTTTGCAAAAGCCGTAAAAGTTATGCAAAACAAAGAATTACTTATAGATGTTCATTTatga
- the LOC126768767 gene encoding prothoracicotropic hormone-like isoform X1 — MDKKIRLSLLLFQTCAALITIQLTVPSLAFKKTSNIDEFMVQNQRTRMRQNYILQRALNNDMDDAELGITYVTKPFDTNTNTEELPEFIVDYANMIRNDIILLDNSFETRTRRGNIKKEKYGQGDGNDIPCSCEEKTKKPIILGDDYIPRSIETRICNESLCPPPYGCLKRFHNITVLKRKRNTDEESQDELPDDLMKRWIAVKKVVTVGCMCVRDYIDYNN; from the exons atgGATAAAAAG ATAAGATTATCACTACTGCTGTTTCAAACATGTGCCGCTCTGATCACTATACAACTAACAGTTCCATCACTTGCCTTCAAAAAGACATCTAATATTGATGAGTTTATGGTTCAAAATCAAAGAACCCGTATGAGACAAAACTATATTCTACAAAGAGCTTTAAACAACGACATGGACGACGCTGAATTAGGAATAACATATGTAACTAAACCATTCGACACTAATACTAATACCGAAGAGTTACCAGAATTCATAGTAGATTACGCAAATATGATAAGaaacgatattattttattagacaatTCCTTTGAAACGAGGACTAGGAGaggaaatattaaaaaggaaaaatatggT CAAGGAGATGGAAATGATATCCCTTGTAGTTGTGAAGAGAAAACC AAGAAACCGATAATTTTGGGTGACGATTACATTCCTCGCTCCATTGAAACTAGAATCTGCAATGAAAGTCTATGTCCCCCACCCTATGGTTGCCTCAAACGTTTTCATAAC ATAACTGTATTGAAAAGAAAGAGAAACACAGATGAGGAATCTCAAGACGAACTACCCGATGATCTCATGAAGAGATGGATCGCCGTGAAAAAAGTAGTAACGGTTGGATGTATGTGTGTCAGAGActacattgactataataactGA
- the LOC126768767 gene encoding prothoracicotropic hormone-like isoform X2, which yields MVQNQRTRMRQNYILQRALNNDMDDAELGITYVTKPFDTNTNTEELPEFIVDYANMIRNDIILLDNSFETRTRRGNIKKEKYGQGDGNDIPCSCEEKTKKPIILGDDYIPRSIETRICNESLCPPPYGCLKRFHNITVLKRKRNTDEESQDELPDDLMKRWIAVKKVVTVGCMCVRDYIDYNN from the exons ATGGTTCAAAATCAAAGAACCCGTATGAGACAAAACTATATTCTACAAAGAGCTTTAAACAACGACATGGACGACGCTGAATTAGGAATAACATATGTAACTAAACCATTCGACACTAATACTAATACCGAAGAGTTACCAGAATTCATAGTAGATTACGCAAATATGATAAGaaacgatattattttattagacaatTCCTTTGAAACGAGGACTAGGAGaggaaatattaaaaaggaaaaatatggT CAAGGAGATGGAAATGATATCCCTTGTAGTTGTGAAGAGAAAACC AAGAAACCGATAATTTTGGGTGACGATTACATTCCTCGCTCCATTGAAACTAGAATCTGCAATGAAAGTCTATGTCCCCCACCCTATGGTTGCCTCAAACGTTTTCATAAC ATAACTGTATTGAAAAGAAAGAGAAACACAGATGAGGAATCTCAAGACGAACTACCCGATGATCTCATGAAGAGATGGATCGCCGTGAAAAAAGTAGTAACGGTTGGATGTATGTGTGTCAGAGActacattgactataataactGA
- the LOC126768597 gene encoding zinc finger protein 610-like — translation MIEPNNINLSSCRICLSNKRPLCPLFKYKLSGNYAEMLTAIADVKVSSNDGLPEKICNKCCTSLEKAFLLKNVAERSDRELRKLIATASRNVPTKKIAFDSFTDIKSEIGPLSIKSEPKWEMEIDILDNPNEVVKVETIDGKDIVIADTVIRKVESGNGFNISRDNLQTFNIDAEYLDDDIYQDDDDDDYVPPSEKPKSKFKKPKLSEIKVFKAKKPVVKKVRVIRPFKHEHDDSSSGDEKKSTTITCYPIMKNGAKGPPILLKRPKDATLLKIHPNYKARTSAKSDSRIIRRDISIRRVKNSKPISKEREKLVCPVCGILTYTLGNHIATHEEKKKYTCSDCPRSFVQKSNLLVHLKQHTGIKDHICEICGAGFYTQKSLVRHNLIHKGERPFQCNLCSKKFIARCDLNRHLRIHAGYKPFKCATCTMSFNAKHQLQNHERMHTGERPYSCQVCSVAFSYKVNLNNHVFKVHGINLKFKSIHTVTDEVLRREMGMLNEAREAIAHIMPQLADVPTPAAHETVHHTADYSV, via the exons atgatagaacctaacaatattaatttgtcATCCTGTCGAATTTGTTTATCTAACAAGAGACCCTTGTgtccattatttaaatataagctttCTGGGAATTATGCAGAAATGCTTACAGCAATAGCAGACGTTAAG gtTTCATCAAATGATGGATTACCTGAGAAAATTTGCAACAAATGTTGTACATCTTTGGAAAAGGCTTTTCTTCTTAAAAATGTTGCAGAGAG gtCTGATCGTGAGTTAAGAAAACTAATTGCAACAGCAAGTAGAAATGtaccaacaaaaaaaattgcttttgaTTCTTTTACTGATATAAAAAGTGAAATTGGGCCTCTGTCTATTAAAAGTGAACCGAAATGGGAAATGGAGATAGACATACTTGATAATCCAAATGAAGTTGTAAAGGTTGAAACTATTGATGGCAAAGATATTGTTATAGCAGATACCGTTATAAGAAAAGTAGAATCTGGAAATGGCTTTAATATATCTAGAGATAATTTACAGACGTTCAATATTGAT GCTGAATATTTAGATGATGACATATAccaagatgatgatgatgatgattatgtgCCTCCTTCAGAGAAGCCTaagagtaaatttaaaaaaccaaaGTTGTCAGAAATTAAGGTGTTTAAGGCTAAAAAACCAGTTGTGAAAAAAGTAAGGGTTATTAGACCATTTAAACATGAGCACGATGATTCTTCTAGTGGTGATGAAAAGAAATCTACTACTATTACTTGTT ATCCAATAATGAAAAATGGTGCAAAAGGACCACCAATTCTCTTAAAAAGACCTAAAGAtgctacattattaaaaattcatccAAACTATAAGGCCAGGACTTCAGCGAAGTCTGATAGTAGAATTATAAGACGAGATATTTCTATAAGAAGGGTGAAAAATTCGAAACCAATTTCAAAAGAAAGAGAAAAGCTTGTATGTCCAGTCTGTGGTATATTGACATATACACTGGGCAATCATATAGCAACCCATGAAG agAAAAAGAAGTACACTTGTTCCGATTGCCCACGATCCTTTGTACAGAAAAGTAATTTATTGGTACACCTTAAACAACATACTGGAATAAAAGACCATATTTGTGAAATTTGTGGTGCAGGGTTCTACACACAGAAATCATTAGTGAG gcATAACCTCATTCACAAAGGAGAGAGACCATTTCAGTGCAATTTATGTTCTAAAAAGTTTATTGct CGTTGTGATCTAAACCGTCACCTTCGGATCCACGCTGGGTACAAACCATTCAAGTGCGCGACCTGCACTATGTCTTTCAATGCAAAACACCAGCTGCAGAACCATGAGCGTATGCACACCGGAGAACGCCCTTACTCTTGCCAA GTGTGCAGCGTGGCCTTCAGCTACAAAGTGAACCTAAACAATCACGTGTTCAAAGTTCACGGCATCAACCTGAAGTTCAAGTCGATCCACACCGTAACCGACGAAGTGCTGCGGCGGGAGATGGGCATGCTGAACGAGGCGCGGGAGGCCATCGCGCACATCATGCCGCAGCTCGCGGACGTGCCCACGCCGGCCGCGCACGAGACCGTGCACCACACGGCGGACTACAGCGTCTAG